The Trichocoleus sp. FACHB-46 genome has a segment encoding these proteins:
- a CDS encoding YciI family protein, with protein MPKYVMQGRYCENVLEKRAPFRQAHLDGLAAQKAAGTLVTIGPTKDLAQCFGIYEAEDEQTVRQLVEADPYWQNGIWTEYNVYEWIQAV; from the coding sequence ATGCCTAAATATGTGATGCAGGGACGTTACTGTGAGAATGTCTTAGAGAAACGCGCTCCTTTTCGCCAAGCTCACTTAGATGGTCTTGCGGCTCAAAAGGCGGCTGGGACTTTGGTTACGATTGGCCCCACGAAGGATTTGGCTCAGTGCTTCGGCATTTATGAGGCGGAAGATGAGCAGACGGTTCGGCAGTTGGTTGAGGCTGATCCTTATTGGCAAAATGGGATCTGGACGGAATACAACGTCTATGAGTGGATTCAGGCGGTTTAA